The Shewanella mesophila genome contains the following window.
GTAACGACCTTACAGCACTCTCAATTGAACAGGTATCGATTTATTCCCATTGTTTATTGTCACTTAGTCAGCTAATTACGACTGGGCGCCCAGTCGATACAAATACAGATAATATCAACACAATCACGAGTGATAGGACACAAAGCCCATTATTGAAAAAGGCATTTGCGCTCAACCAGTTTTGTGAGAGTCTCAATGACGACTCAGAGACGTTAGTTACCGCTCGGATCGTACTCAACTACAGCTTGGGGCATCTGTTTCATTACAATGGCGATCACAGACAAGCGTTTGGTTTCTATCGCCAAGCCAACATCTTGCAACATCAGCATTGCAACGTCACGACCAGTGAATTAGCCGCCTATGTTCATTCGATTAAATCCTTTGTTAATAATGACACCCTAGCGATTGGTAGTGATAGACAGTTCAATATCACGCCTATTTTCATTTTCGGGCTGCCGTGCACGGGTTCGAATTTACTTGAGCAGATGCTCGTCAATCACCGACAAGTAGATAGTGCTGGTGAGTGCGACTATCTCGATGAAGATATACTTCGGGCTGCTTATAAATCGACTGCTAAGTTTTATCCTCGCTGTATTGGCGATTTAGACATCTGCCAGCTAAATAGTCTTAGTGAGCAGTATCTAAGGCAATTGAAGCAATATGTAAATCCTGAATTCGATACTAAGGCCGTTAGTGGTCATAGTCAGATATTTCATCCCGACATAACCCATATAATCGATAGTTCTCCAGCTAACTTTCAAACGGTCGGCCTAATATACAAGCTGTTTCCAAGCGCAAAAATTATTAATATGACTCGTGGGGCTGACGCAGTCTCATGGTCCGTCTATCAACACTATTTCCCTCAGAATGAACCTCATTTATGTTGCCAAAAAGAGTTTGAGTTATATCGGCAAGAGTATGAAACCTTGATGGAACATTGGCGTCAAACCTTGCCTAGTTTCGTGCTTGATGTCAGTTATGAAGCGTTAGTTGCTCATCCCGAAGCGCAAATTAGTCGTGTTTTAGCTTTTTGTAAGTTACCTTTTGGTGATACACAAGTTAAGCAGATGAAAGCTATTATCTCAGTGTCTAATATGGCTAAAGATGTAAGCTGGCAAGATTATCAGGGCTTTGTTAACGGTAATGCTTAGCACGATATTAATACTTACTCTTTGTATTTAATGCTTATTAAATAATTGATTTTAATAGTGAGTTTTCTTAATGAACAGTTTCTATAACGACAATGCAAATATGCTTGCTCGTCGATATCTATCAACCTCTTTTGAAGAGGTTCACGCGAGCTGGTTACATCATCTTAACGCCTTGTTGGAGAAGCAAGATACTATCTTAAAGGTGTTAGATGTAGGCGCTGGTAATGGTCGCGATGCGAAATATCTTGCAGAACAATCAACCAATCGTCAAATGGTTGAGGTAGTTGCCGTAGAGCCTGCGCTTAAGCTTGCCAAATATGGCGCAATTTATACGAGTGGACTTAATGTTAATTGGATCGACGATCAACTGCCACGATTGAATAAGCTCACTATCTATCGAAATGGATTTAACCTTATTTTGTTGAGTGCGGTATGGATGCATATTCCCGCAGAGGCGAGACTTTCGGCATTACAAACCTTAGCAAAATTGCTATCTCCTCAAGGTAGAATTGTGATCTCACTTCGATTTGGTCCTAATGAAGATGCAAGAGTGTACTATCCTGTCAGCGCGGAAGAGATCGAAGCATTAGCGAAGAAAGCACACCTAAGGGTTATCGAATGCAGCGATAGAGACACAGATAAACTTGGGCGGACACAGGTGTTTTGGCAAACGTTAGTGATTCAAAGGGATAGTGATTCAGTAACTTAAATTGATTAAGTTTTACCACTATCGATTAGATTAATGTCGATTAGGGCGAAATAAGCTATCAGGGCAGACGAAGTAGTGAGGTGGCAATGGAAAGCCGTTTAAGTCGTTACATTATCTTTGTGCTGGTGATTGTTGTACTGCTGTTGTACCTAGATCATTATCAGGGCCGCTGGATTAAGCTGTCTTTTTTAAGTCAGCTATTGACTCACTTCACCACAGAATCACCTGGTGACTCAGGTGACATTACCAATCTTTCCGCTAAAGCACTATCTATTACAAAAGCCCCCACTAGAGCCAGTGAATATTATCAACATGCTGTCGATACGGCTAACTGCGACATGTTAACCGTGGCTCAAGGGAAAAAGGCACAACAGCAACACAATAATATTTATCGCTGGGTAGATGATAACGGCCTAACTCATTATTCAGATAGTACGGCAATGATAAGTGAAAGCGATCTCACCCAATATACTCAACCTAGCTATAATTTTGAACTCAAGATCAATAGCACACTAAGCTATCCTCCAGCTTTCTATCGAGATAAAATTCGCTTCACCTTAAAACAGATCGATAAAACCTATCGTAGATATCTGCCAAACGCGGCGTTACAGCCAATCACTGTTAATCTCATATTAGCGGGAAATTTAAAGGCTTATGATAAGTTGAAAGCAAAATTCGGCAACGGGGTAGGTGCCAGTCAGGGTTTCTATTCAAGTAAACATAATGTAGCGGTGGTTTGGTACAAAGAGGAGTCTCAGGCATATACTACAGCCATCCATGAGGCGGTACATGTGATGAATGCCGGTCAATTTGGTCAGACGCCGCGTTGGTTCAATGAGGGGGTAGCCGAGTATTTTGAGTCATCAAGGTTTTTGTCCAGCATCAATCAAGACAGCCGTTATCCACTGATAAAGGCGAATGGCAGATCGAACGTAAAATCAGATAATAGATACTCGCATATGGCATTAGATTCGCTACTGGATGCAACTCATGTTGATTGGCAAGGCACTCAGCAAGCTTCGCTTTATTATCATGCGCATGCTTTTATCACATTTTTGATGACATATCCGACAGCAGTTCCCACATTTAAGAAACTCATCAATGAATATAGTGCGCAGCGTTGTAAACCAAAATCATCAATAACAGTGTTACGCCAATACCCTGGAGGCATTACTCAGTTAAATATGGATTGGAAACGCTGGTTAAATCGACAAAAGGATAAGTTCTAATGGTGTCAGATGAGTAACTATTCAAAATAATGAATATCAGTCAGAAAATTATCGGAGTTACATTTTTAAAGTTACATAAAGCTGAATAGTTATTCTTTGTAATTGTAGTCTATTGGATACAGCAAACATCGAAACGATCAACAACAAAACCCACCCAAGTCAGCTATTAATAAGCAAAGGTTCAGTGTTTGACCATGTTTGGTACAACTCAACTCTTCAATTCAGCTCACGCTCAATCATTAACTCATAATCATCAGCGCTTGAAGAGACCTACCTCCGGTCTCTTTTTTTGACTCAGATTAGGGCAATTTAACCGAACCGTTACATAGTCTTTGGTTGGATCTGAGCAGCAGAACCGCAGATATTTCTCGAAGGTTTTTGCGCCCAATGGTTATCTTCTGGCGTTAACGTTTAGCCATTCCTTGCGCCATTTTTTGGGTTGTTTTTGCATTAGCAAATAGGGCATGCCAAAAATCGGCACCTAGCTCTGCAATCACTCGCGACTCACCATTGAGTAGCATGGCCATACCCACATTGAGCTCTGGAGAGTAGGCGACTTCGGTGACATATCCAGCTACCCATCCTGCATGGTAAATAAGTGGATGACCTTGGAAATCATACACGCGCCAACCTTTGCCATAGTGAGCATCGTCTAAATAGGCTTTCCATTCACGACGCCTGAGTTCTTTGGTCGTGCGAACTCCCGGTGTTGTAATATCTTCTATCACCCGCGCCGAAATAACATCAGGGCGATAGCCCATATTGGCCATTAACCACTTGGATATATCGGTAATACTGGCATTGACGCCCGCAGCAGGTAACAGTTGATAGTAATTGGGTTTAACATTTACCTGCTTGAAGCCCAAACGTGTTTTGATGTGGGGCTCCGCACGATTAGCTACCTGTCGAAATGCATCAAAACCGATAGAGGCGGTTTTCATACCAAGTGGTTCGAATAGTCGCTGCTTGATTATCTGCTCATAATTCTGACCGCTTTGTTGTTCTATCGCTTGCTCTATAAAAGAGAAGGCGACATTTTGATAGCTATAACAAACCCCTGGCTCACACATAGGCGTTAAATCTGCAAATTTAGGTAAGATCCTGTCGAATTTGATATTGGCATTGATTAGATTGTCATAACTGTTCGGCATCAGGCCCGTACTTTGACCAATAACATGACCTAGGGTGATGTCGGAGCCTTTAGCGGGCGGGGCAAGTGAAAATTCGGGAAGGTAGGCCGTTATGGGTTGCTGCCAACTTAGCTTATGTTCATGCACTAATAGACTAGCGAGAGTTCCTGCAAATGTCTTAGAGACAGAGGCCAAGCGAAACACTGTATCTGCGTTGATCTTTTTCTTACCGCCTTTATGACGTTTGCCATAAGTGCCAAGGTTAACAACTTTGTCGCCCTCAACAATAACAAATGCGCCGCCAGGCACCTTATTCTTTTTTAAGCGCTTATGAAACTGCTGTTGAAAATCATCGCTGACGGTTTGATATTGAGAGGCGTCAACAGAGGAAGCATACATTGTAGCGCTACAAATCAGTGTTAACGACGATATGACCGTTTTTAAAGACATGAAATTACCTAAAAATCCGTATGTGTACGGTATTAATTATTATGGTTGCTCACCGTTACCTTTCATAGATTTTACGTAATTTAAGGCAATTGGTCGCACTTCTAGCTTGGTCATACTAGCCAACCCACAAACAAGATGTAAGCCTAATCCGAAAGTTTCACATTAACTTGTATAACAATTAGACAAAGCACTACCATTTGCGTGCTATTTAATCAAAGCTGTTTACTGCGATGTTGTCGTTTCAATTGGTACTGCCAATCTCGGACTTAGGTTTGCGTTACGACTTTTAAGATTTTTTTGTTCTCTCCCTGCAAAGCCGCTCATGGATGTGCCCCTCAGGGGCTTAACGCCAATCTTGATCCATCGACGCCATCTTGCCTAAGTTACATGCTTCACACAAAATCTGTAGGTTATTAATATCGAGCGCCAGTTCTGGATAAAGCGATCTCGGCTTAATGTGGTCGACATGCAATACCGCGCCAGTTTGCAGCGAAGCGCCACAGGAGACACATCGGCGACCATATCGCTCTAGCGCTTGTAGACGCAAGTTAAGCCAAGCTTTGGTTTTATAAAAATCGACGGTTTCATTGAGTGGCGATTCTTCAAAAGGTGCATCAAAACTTAAGTGCCCTTGGGTATCACTGAAAAAAGAGGCATTAATATCGCGCTCATCTTGATGTTTTATTAGCCACTTGCCAATGCCGCGCAGGGCACTTTGCTCGGTTTTATAATGTTTAGTGCGGATCTTGTTGGCAATTCTAAATGTAACGCTAAAACATCGCTCCACTGACCGACTCCTTTTTGTCTTGTTTCATTAAGTTACCTTTGTTTTCATGATTAATTTGAGGCTATCATGTCAAGCCATAAAATAGCAGTCGAATAGATAAGATAACAATAAGGATCACTTTATGGAGATCACCAATAGCCCACGTTTACGTTTTGAGATGATGACTCAAGAGGATGCCCAGTTATTATTTGAACTGGATCAAGACCCAGAAGTGATGCGCTATATTAACGGCGGTAAGCCCAGCACCATGGAGGATATAGTCAATATCTTATTGCCACGCCTTAAGGTTTATACCGATCCAGATAAAGGCTGGGGTATATGGAAAGTCACCACAAGGAGTGACAATACCCCTTTGCCATCAAGCTTCATTGGTTGGATTTTAGTGCGTCCAATGGACTTTTTCAGCGATAGCCCTAAGTATCATGATATAGAACTCGGCTGGCGCTTCAAACAGTGTAGCTGGGGTAAAGGATATGCAACGGAAGCGGCAAGAGCGATCGCAACGAAAATAGCGAATCAACAAGGGGTTAGCCATCTTTCCGCCGTTGCCGATGAGGATAATTTAGCATCAATAAAGATCATGCAAAAACTGGGGATGACTTTTAAACAGCTCACTCAATATCCGACGCCAATGGGCAGTGTTGAGGTCGTTCACTACCAAATACCGGCTGATAAGCTTTAATCGCCTATTTAAGTCAGCCAAATTTTGCTGAGAAAGTGTTTTGGTAAGCAGATGTGTACTGGTCTAGCCATAAAGAGACTAATTTTGTAACATCTGCCACAAAATCGCCACATGACTAGGCAATAGTGATCAAGCCATTGTCGATGGCTAGCTCATTAATACTAATTAAATTATATAGATGGTCTTTTTGGGGTGAAAAACTGGCTTATATCAGGCGCAACACTTGGTATAAGCCCAACTTACGCCAATTAAGAGGGACAAGCTAAATAGTGAGATTGGTAACATTATTAAAAAAGGAATCCCATGTACCGTATCGTCACTTCAACAATCGTGACAGCGGCGCTATTTAGCAGTGCATCGCTAAGCGCTAATGAATATGTCTTAAGTAAAGTCGCCAAGCCACTTTCTCAAGCGATAAACCTCACCTTAGATCCCAAGCTCGATACCTTCTCAGGTTCGACCCAGATCCAGATAGAAGTCCTTAGCCCAACACACATCATCGATATTAGTGGCGTCGCATATACGGCAGCGAACATTAAACTCGATGGCGCATTTCAATGTGATATGACGGCTAATATGCTTGATACGGGTATCGTTAAACTCAAGTGTGGCAACGAGATTGCCCCCGGTAAATACACCTTATCGATGGACTTTACCGCACCTTATAACCGCCAATCTGTCGGGCTATACAAGACAATCGATGCGGATCTGCCTTATCTGTTTACTCAATTTGAGATGAGCGATGCCCGCAGAGCTTTCCCAGTATTTGATGAGCCTGAATATAAAATTCCGTTTCAAGTGACGATCACATCCCCAAGCAAGGAAAAGGTCTACAGCAATACACCTGAAGTCGAAACTGTGGTTGATGGTGATGTAACTCGTCATCGCTTTGCTCAAACTAAACCGATTTCATCTTATCTCGTGGCGTTTGCGGTCGGTCAGTTTGAAGAGCTTGAAGTCACTGGAATGAAAATCCCTGGCAGGGTGATCACCACCAAGGGCAAAATCGACATGGCTAAGTATGCCGCAGAGCAGATGCCTGTCATATTAGATGCGTTAGAAACCTACTTCGGTGTGGACTATCCTTATGCCAAACTCGACTCTGTTGCTGTTCCTGAGTTTCCTTTCGGTGCAATGGAAAACGCAGGACTCGTTACTTATCGTGAAGATATCTTATTGTTAGACGACAGCAACGCAACCCAAAATGCACGTCAAAGAACGGTGTCAATTGTCGCCCATGAGCTTGCTCATCAATGGTATGGCAACTTAGTGACCATGCAGTGGTGGAATGACTTATGGCTAAACGAAGCGTTTGCCAGTTGGATGGCGTCAAAGATCACCCATCAGACTCACCCTGAGTTTGAGTCTAATTTACGCTTATCGAAAAATCGCGTAATGGGCCTTGATGCACGTCTCTCAACTAAGCCGATCCGTAAGCCAATCAAAACCGAAGCCGATATCATGGATGGACTAGGACTGGCGTACAGCAAAGGGGAATCCGTGCTTTCGATGGTAGAAAATTGGATCGGTGAAGATGCCTTTAAGTCTGGCATACGCAGTTATATAAAGGCCCATGCCTACCAAAATACCACCGCCGATGATTTGTGGAATGCATTAGCTAAGGCCTCGGGCAAAGATGTGGCCAAGGTCTTAA
Protein-coding sequences here:
- a CDS encoding tetratricopeptide repeat-containing sulfotransferase family protein, which encodes MSSIERAEHHIAQGEYYLAEQIFTALTHNRPTSKETGYAYMGLGKLALIAKKGDEAVERLSQSCEFLAGDIQPLSLLAEAFNLVNAKEDALTVLNYANQIVPESPALRYQLAKQQIVMGELEQAKSHLLLAIEALDLIHSNDLTALSIEQVSIYSHCLLSLSQLITTGRPVDTNTDNINTITSDRTQSPLLKKAFALNQFCESLNDDSETLVTARIVLNYSLGHLFHYNGDHRQAFGFYRQANILQHQHCNVTTSELAAYVHSIKSFVNNDTLAIGSDRQFNITPIFIFGLPCTGSNLLEQMLVNHRQVDSAGECDYLDEDILRAAYKSTAKFYPRCIGDLDICQLNSLSEQYLRQLKQYVNPEFDTKAVSGHSQIFHPDITHIIDSSPANFQTVGLIYKLFPSAKIINMTRGADAVSWSVYQHYFPQNEPHLCCQKEFELYRQEYETLMEHWRQTLPSFVLDVSYEALVAHPEAQISRVLAFCKLPFGDTQVKQMKAIISVSNMAKDVSWQDYQGFVNGNA
- a CDS encoding class I SAM-dependent methyltransferase, with product MNSFYNDNANMLARRYLSTSFEEVHASWLHHLNALLEKQDTILKVLDVGAGNGRDAKYLAEQSTNRQMVEVVAVEPALKLAKYGAIYTSGLNVNWIDDQLPRLNKLTIYRNGFNLILLSAVWMHIPAEARLSALQTLAKLLSPQGRIVISLRFGPNEDARVYYPVSAEEIEALAKKAHLRVIECSDRDTDKLGRTQVFWQTLVIQRDSDSVT
- a CDS encoding DUF1570 domain-containing protein; this translates as MESRLSRYIIFVLVIVVLLLYLDHYQGRWIKLSFLSQLLTHFTTESPGDSGDITNLSAKALSITKAPTRASEYYQHAVDTANCDMLTVAQGKKAQQQHNNIYRWVDDNGLTHYSDSTAMISESDLTQYTQPSYNFELKINSTLSYPPAFYRDKIRFTLKQIDKTYRRYLPNAALQPITVNLILAGNLKAYDKLKAKFGNGVGASQGFYSSKHNVAVVWYKEESQAYTTAIHEAVHVMNAGQFGQTPRWFNEGVAEYFESSRFLSSINQDSRYPLIKANGRSNVKSDNRYSHMALDSLLDATHVDWQGTQQASLYYHAHAFITFLMTYPTAVPTFKKLINEYSAQRCKPKSSITVLRQYPGGITQLNMDWKRWLNRQKDKF
- a CDS encoding serine hydrolase domain-containing protein; this translates as MSLKTVISSLTLICSATMYASSVDASQYQTVSDDFQQQFHKRLKKNKVPGGAFVIVEGDKVVNLGTYGKRHKGGKKKINADTVFRLASVSKTFAGTLASLLVHEHKLSWQQPITAYLPEFSLAPPAKGSDITLGHVIGQSTGLMPNSYDNLINANIKFDRILPKFADLTPMCEPGVCYSYQNVAFSFIEQAIEQQSGQNYEQIIKQRLFEPLGMKTASIGFDAFRQVANRAEPHIKTRLGFKQVNVKPNYYQLLPAAGVNASITDISKWLMANMGYRPDVISARVIEDITTPGVRTTKELRRREWKAYLDDAHYGKGWRVYDFQGHPLIYHAGWVAGYVTEVAYSPELNVGMAMLLNGESRVIAELGADFWHALFANAKTTQKMAQGMAKR
- a CDS encoding HNH endonuclease produces the protein MERCFSVTFRIANKIRTKHYKTEQSALRGIGKWLIKHQDERDINASFFSDTQGHLSFDAPFEESPLNETVDFYKTKAWLNLRLQALERYGRRCVSCGASLQTGAVLHVDHIKPRSLYPELALDINNLQILCEACNLGKMASMDQDWR
- a CDS encoding GNAT family N-acetyltransferase — protein: MEITNSPRLRFEMMTQEDAQLLFELDQDPEVMRYINGGKPSTMEDIVNILLPRLKVYTDPDKGWGIWKVTTRSDNTPLPSSFIGWILVRPMDFFSDSPKYHDIELGWRFKQCSWGKGYATEAARAIATKIANQQGVSHLSAVADEDNLASIKIMQKLGMTFKQLTQYPTPMGSVEVVHYQIPADKL
- a CDS encoding M1 family metallopeptidase; translated protein: MYRIVTSTIVTAALFSSASLSANEYVLSKVAKPLSQAINLTLDPKLDTFSGSTQIQIEVLSPTHIIDISGVAYTAANIKLDGAFQCDMTANMLDTGIVKLKCGNEIAPGKYTLSMDFTAPYNRQSVGLYKTIDADLPYLFTQFEMSDARRAFPVFDEPEYKIPFQVTITSPSKEKVYSNTPEVETVVDGDVTRHRFAQTKPISSYLVAFAVGQFEELEVTGMKIPGRVITTKGKIDMAKYAAEQMPVILDALETYFGVDYPYAKLDSVAVPEFPFGAMENAGLVTYREDILLLDDSNATQNARQRTVSIVAHELAHQWYGNLVTMQWWNDLWLNEAFASWMASKITHQTHPEFESNLRLSKNRVMGLDARLSTKPIRKPIKTEADIMDGLGLAYSKGESVLSMVENWIGEDAFKSGIRSYIKAHAYQNTTADDLWNALAKASGKDVAKVLKTFIEQSSYPLIKVKVSGNQLTLSQQRFVSSGTEAPAQTWTVPVSVKFGQDTHVSEQTYLLDAPSKTFELPFEPSWVFPDAQGMGYYRWVLEAEQMAVLLSKSKTVLSPRERKALISAADALLKAGYVSGGDLLNILGEFVNDSHPQIVSDALGYLQAQKGTFIDNSNQQLWAKFVTKKARLALEVYGLSTSAGEDPQISKLRPLLIALLGFEGKDPKIIATAKTEALLYLTKPSAADPYLIGTYLQLAVFNGDEALIKQIMQVFESTKDPQQRTNLLYALGYAPAGETQQNILAYSLSDKLTAPDLSYLFAGQSYTKVREKAFRDWAYTHYEQLAAKLPPFALPRLPAFLASGCELEPFERANAFFSTKTDKVPGYARSLSKLNEQVNDCAELKAREQASVDRFLNHH